Proteins encoded in a region of the Cataglyphis hispanica isolate Lineage 1 chromosome 14, ULB_Chis1_1.0, whole genome shotgun sequence genome:
- the LOC126854391 gene encoding zinc finger MYM-type protein 4 isoform X2, whose amino-acid sequence MDSQDSSQISISADKTDVSQSEAMSNSSNDNTKNYIENVLKEDKGSDKSPSEEGTIEIQDETNKEIQDETNKEATTIASEKDTTPSNVTDEDIVEMHSETNKEATVISEKDALLLNIKTSDSATHLQTIEKDDHIEIEGLSFEKDVDTITSEENNIVESSCKESVSVNIDKETTELSTFNLTEKCNTKQPLNLEDLCNISDNIGNDCTKLTSVNETSFKEKPEDSDIPDESSVTADDLQISQKNVELSKKVESESSDSNLENPDKDLSEKNIEPENTEFVQFSHDKHDDSQIEGQSIDAEDPFGGDNLTSDNIEPVETDSLVEDDISFKNLYEQGDNLQDAVNARNNDSNNDKLNVDCTSNNLKDTDVNKVVDNITKESNNVQTTIDSLESAAIDTDLPDTNISETEAGSISPTKSFDKQVEQTKKAIEEITPMETDEEQTDVLPGQDDELCIIPDSMKVIIPNKSSKTIDEQNESMLEKNAKDDETIQNCTKSNSELDKDVSGKDEPQSAIMENKNNSEDSTMATQNESTVEVQTATTDIINIDDESKSSEVEEVTTKETCKQCGEERACKIRVKIGTENYHVCSKTCKALFKAANNKTIDIPSQGATSKREKRCASCLLIIEANDERNLSWETMEFCNEECLGKFQRKYGSYCKNCNGAVQAVSLGKYCVRFGCDVRQFCCSTCLEEFKKGLKVCSYCQKDISFSTDGFLAPVGEKGQFKDFCTQDCMEKYSKLNSSEPPTTEKKPCSVCQEEKLVHCEVQIYNSTPVAICSEPCFAAFKFVKQVKPEQCSTCKKFFELPNKQHFIVFYDNEPHTFCNKTCLNIFIITNRKIVPCNWCKVKKYNFDMIKKELKTGPTLMMCSLNCLTLYQVSINAVSAKRINCDFCKEYSLAHYHLTMSDATIRNFCSYNCVMNFQAQYTKSPITIPSSDDPVPTGMPKRTTLSQKSANQTIQKSNDIQSKKSMPVISSVTSLAALGNGQASPNSQQNSMVMPTNAIPNQSTQIVYKQQVITRPPSPVKIQNKTTQCKPLVHTKGVSVRPHPCTKWTQTKEKVQQVVVPIPVPIYVPFPMHMYSMPFPVPMPFPLPIPVPLFIPTTRNSAKGIMKDIKKIQEKIPADPYEAELLMMAEMVATEKKTNDSDSDSVDDREDDTADQDNLHSDGFSPEAVDSNNAFGDDMLQMALKMATGELDEPAVDLEAALTPNTITATQAPSQPETAMDNDVQSERLMVASRGRKRVMPYKPRSTPTKRMRRVSGTNDMPLMPPPEPQPPPQPRIIEPMEKPDANMALKYTFGVNAWRQWVIGKNAELEKQITPMRKIKLFKTDLLQLTADELNYSLCLFVKEVRKPNGAEYAPDTIYYLCLGIQQYLFENNRIDNIFTDSYYEKFTDCLNEIAKKFSALYNEAQYIVTRVEEEHLWECKQLGAHSPHVLLSTLMFFNTKHFNLVTVEEHMQLSFSHIMKHWKRNPAAQPTAMAGKVPNSRNVLLRFYPPQSALANSRKKKVYEQQENEENPLRCPVKLYEFYLSKCPESVKTRNDVFYLLPERSCVPDSPVWYSTSPLAKEHLIKMLYRIKMVKEINVALLTS is encoded by the exons atggactCCCAAGACAGTTCCCAGATCAGCATATCTGCTGATAAGACTGATGTATCTCAATCGGAAGCTATGAGCAACTCAAGTAACGATAATACTAAAAACTATATTGAAAATGTTCTCAAAGAAGATAAAGGATCTGATAAATCACCATCTGAAGAAGGTACTATAGAAATACAAGatgaaacaaataaagaaatacaagATGAAACAAATAAAGAGGCAACTACAATAGCTTCTGAAAAAGATACGACTCCATCAAATGTAACTGATGAAGATATTGTAGAGATGCATAGTGAAACAAATAAAGAAGCAACTGtaatttctgaaaaagatgcacttctattaaatataaaaacaagtgATTCTGCTACACATTTACAAACTATTGAAAAAGATGATCACATAGAAATTGAAGGGCTATCATTTGAGAAGGATGTTGATACTATAACaagtgaagaaaataatatagttgaaAGTTCTTGTAAAGAAAGTGTATCTGTTAATATAGACAAGGAAACAACAGAACTAAGTACATTCAATTTgacagaaaaatgtaatacaaaacAGCCATTAAATCTTGAagatttatgcaatatatcaGATAATATAGGAAATGATTGTACAAAACTTACTAGTGTAAATGAAACatcatttaaagaaaaaccTGAAGATTCTGACATTCCAGATGAATCAAGTGTTACTGCAGATGATCTGCAAATATCTCAAAAGAATGttgaattgtcaaaaaaaGTGGAATCGGAATCATCAGATAGTAATTTGGAAAATCCTGATAAAGATTTGTCTGAGAAAAACATTGAGCCTGAAAATACagaatttgtacaattttctcaCGACAAACATGATGATTCGCAAATTGAAGGACAATCTATAGACGCAGAAGATCCGTTTGGTGGTGACAATCTTACTTCTGATAATATCGAACCAGTGGAAACTGATAGTCTTGTAGAGGATGATATTAGTTTCAAAAACTTATATGAGCAAGGTGATAATTTACAGGATGCAGTGAATGCCAGAAACAATGATTCTAATAATGATAAACTTAATGTTGATTGCACATCAAACAATCTAAAAGATACTGATGTTAATAAAGTTGTGGATAATATTACTAAAGAATCAAATAATGTACAAACTACTATTGATTCTCTTGAAAGTGCAGCAATAGATACTGATCTCCCAGATACAAATATATCTGAAACAGAAGCAGGAAGTATATCACCTACAAAATCATTCGATAAACAAGTTGAACAGACCAAAAAAGCTATTGAAGAAATTACACCAATGGAAACAGATGAGGAACAAACTGATGTATTACCAGGACAGGATGACGAGCTATGTATTATCCCAGATAGTATGAAAGTAATAATACCAAATAAATCAAGTAAAACAATAGATGAACAAAATGAATCTATGCTTGAAAAAAACGCGAAAGACGATGAAACAATACAAAACTGTACTAAATCTAATTCTGAACTTGACAAAGATGTTTCAGGCAAAGATGAACCTCAATCAGCaattatggaaaataaaaataatagcgaaGATAGTACAATGGCTACACAAAATGAATCAACGGTAGAAGTACAAACTGCAACAACAGACATTATTAACATTGACGATGAGTCCAAGAGCTCAGAAGTAGAAGAGGTTACTACTAAAGAGACGTGCAAGCAATGTGGCGAAGAAAGAGCATGTAAAATTCGGGTCAAGATTGGTACAGAAAACTATCATGTATGCTCAAAAACATGTAAAGCATTGTTTAAAGCAGCCAATAATAAAACGATAGACATACCAAGCCAAGGAGCTACCTCTAAACGAGAGAAACGTTGCGCATCTTGTTTGCTAATTATAGAAGCAAATGATGAACGAAACCTTTCTTGGGAAACCATGGAATTTTGTAATGAGGAATGTTTGGGAAAGTTCCAAAGAAAATATGGAAGttattgtaagaattgtaaCGGTGCAGTTCAAGCTGTAAGTTTAGGCAAATATTGTGTGAGATTTGGATGTGATGTAAGACAATTTTGTTGTTCAACATGTTTAGAGGAATTTAAAAAGGGTTTAAAAGTGTGTAGTTACTGTCAGAAAGATATAAGTTTTAGCACAGACGGTTTTCTCGCTCCAGTTGGGGAGAAAGGACAATTTAAAGACTTTTGTACTCAGGAttgtatggaaaaatattcaaaattaaattcttcggAACCTCCAACTACAGAAAAAAAGCCATGTAGCGTTTGTCAAGAg gaGAAACTTGTACACTGCGAAGTtcagatatataatagtaCTCCAGTAGCCATATGTAGCGAACCCTGTTTTGCAGCATTTAAATTTGTGAAACAAGTCAAACCTGAGCAGTGCTCTACctgcaagaaattttttgaattaccAAATAAACAGCATTTCATTGTATTTTACGATAATGAGCCCcatacattttgtaataaaacatgcttaaatatatttatcataacaaATAGGAAGATAGTTCCATGTAATTGGTGCaaagtaaagaaatataactttGATATGATTAAAAAGGAACTGAAAACAGGACCAACCTTGATGATGTGCAGCTTAAATTGTTTGACATTATATCAA GTTTCTATCAATGCAGTATCTGCAAAACGAATAAACTGTGATTTTTGTAAGGAATACTCTTTAGCACATTATCATCTCACAATGTCAGATGCCACAATACGAAACTTTTGTTCGTATAATTGTGTCATGAATTTTCAAGCGCAGTACACTAAATCCCCCATAACTATACCATCGAGCGATGATCCCGTACCTACAGGAATGCCTAAAAGGACCACTTTATCACAAAAAAGCGCAAATCAGACCATTCAAAAGTCCAATGACATACAAAGTAAAAAGAGTATGCCGGTCATCTCCTCAGTAACTAGCTTAGCCGCGCTAGGAAATGGGCAAGCAAGCCCGAACTCACAACAAAATAGCATGGTTATGCCTACGAACGCGATACCGAATCAATCGACGCAAATTGTCTACAAGCAACAAGTCATTACTAGGCCACCTAGTCCAGTGAAAATTCAAAACAAGACGACTCAATGCAAGCCTTTAGTGCACACGAAAGGGGTTTCCGTGCGTCCTCATCCTTGCACAAAGTGGACACAGACGAAAGAGAAAGTTCAACAAGTGGTCGTACCAATACCAGTACCAATTTATGTTCCGTTTCCGATGCACATGTACAGTATGCCCTTTCCAGTTCCAATGCCTTTTCCGCTGCCTATACCCGTTCCCTTATTTATACCCACTACAAGAAACAGCGCTAAGGGAAttatgaaagatattaaaaaaatacaagaaaagaTACCAGCCGACCCGTATGAAGCCGAACTCCTTATGATGGCGGAGATGGTAGCTACTGAAAAGAAGACTAATGACAGCGATTCGGACTCGGTGGATGATAg gGAAGATGACACAGCTGACCAAGACAATTTACATAGTGATGGTTTCAGTCCAGAAGCGGTTGATTCCAATAACGCGTTTGGGGATGACATGTTGCAAATGGCGTTAAAAATGGCAACAGGAGAATTAGACGAGCCGGCAGTCGATTTGGAAGCTGCCTTGACGCCGAACACAATTACAGCTACGCAAGCACCATCGCAGCCAGAGACCGCTATGGACAACGATG tacaaTCGGAACGATTAATGGTTGCCTCTAGAGGAAGAAAACGTGTAATGCCATATAAACCACGATCAACACCGACCAAACGAATGAGACGCGTCTCTGGTACAAATGACATGCCATTAATGCCACCACCGGAACCACAACCACCTCCGCAGCCGCGTATTATAGAACCAATGGAAAAACCTGACGCAAATAtggcattaaaatatacatttggtGTAAATGCATGGAGACAATGG GTAATTGGAAAGAATGCCGaattagaaaaacaaattacaCCAATGAGGAAAATAAAGTTGTTCAAGACAGATCTTTTACAACTTACCGCAGATgagttaaattattctttatgcCTTTTTGTGAAGGAAGTAAGAAAGCCAAACGGTGCAGAATATGCTCctgatacaatatattatctctgtctag gAATACAGCAATACCTGTTTGAAAATAACAGGATTGACAATATATTCACAGATTcatattatgagaaatttaCAGACTGTTTGAACGAAATAGCAAAAAAGTTTTCTGCATTATACAACGAAGCAC aatatataGTGACCAGAGTGGAGGAAGAGCACTTATGGGAATGCAAGCAATTGGGTGCCCATTCTCCACATGTTTTATTAAGCACACTTAtgttttttaacacaaaacattttaatcttGTG ACAGTGGAAGAACATATGcagctttctttttctcatattatGAAACATTGGAAACGTAACCCAGCTGCTCAACCTACAGCAATGGCAGGGAAAGTTCCTAATTCAAGGAATGTCCTTCTTAGATTTTATCCACCACAATCAGCTCTTG CtaattcaagaaaaaagaaagtgtATGAACAACaggaaaatgaagaaaatccATTGAGATGTCCTGTTAAgctatatgaattttatttgtcgAAATG CCCTGAAAGCGTTAAAACACGAAATGATGTCTTTTACCTATTGCCAGAACGCAGTTGTGTACCAGATAGTCCAGTATGGTATTCGACATCGCCTCTTGCGAAGGAACACCTCATCAAAATGTTATATCGTATTAAAATGGTTAAAGAAATTAACGTAGCTTTACtaacaagttaa